From the Anguilla anguilla isolate fAngAng1 chromosome 8, fAngAng1.pri, whole genome shotgun sequence genome, one window contains:
- the LOC118234668 gene encoding hairy/enhancer-of-split related with YRPW motif protein 1-like: MKRNHDFSSSDSELDENIEVEKESADENGNLCSPHGSMSPSTSSQVQARKRRRGIIEKRRRDRINNSLSELRRLVPSAFEKQGSAKLEKAEILQMTVDHLKMLHAAGGKGYFDAHALAMDYRGLGFRECLAETARYLSIMEGLDSADPLRIRLVSHLNSYASQREVHSGLGHLAWGSAFGTPPAHLAHHLLLQHQQQQQQQQQQQTAASRSTTSSPPSSSSASSSSSSSSPTSSSSEPHAPSRLSGTAHPEAGHGPLRMPPNGALPPGLPLAASKLSPPLLSSLSSLSAFPFSFSAFPLLSPSALSPSAPSSSLGKPYRPWGMEIGAF; encoded by the exons atgaaaagaaatcacGATTTCAGCTCCTCGGACAGCGAGCTCGACGAAAACATTGaggtagagaaagagagtgcTGATGAAAATGG GAACCTCTGTTCTCCCCACGGATCGATGTCTCCTTCTACATCGTCTCAAGTACAGGCGAGGAAACGGCGTCGAGGA ATCATTGAAAAACGTCGCCGTGACAGGATCAACAACAGCCTGTCTGAGCTCCGCAGACTCGTGCCTAGCGCGTTTGAGAAGCAG GGCTCGGCAAAATTAGAAAAGGCGGAGATACTGCAGATGACTGTGGATCACTTGAAGATGCTCCATGCTGCTGGTGGAAAAG GGTACTTCGATGCCCACGCGCTGGCCATGGACTACCGGGGCCTGGGCTTCCGGGAGTGCCTGGCGGAGACGGCGCGCTACCTGAGCATCATGGAAGGGCTGGACAGCGCCGACCCGCTGCGGATACGCCTGGTCTCCCACCTCAACAGCTACGCCTCCCAGCGGGAGGTACACTCGGGGCTCGGACACTTGGCCTGGGGCTCCGCCTTCGGGACCCCGCCCGCCCACCTGGCGCACCACCTTCTcctgcagcaccagcagcagcagcagcagcagcagcagcagcaaacgGCAGCTTCACgcagcaccaccagcagccccccttcctcctcctccgcctcctcttcctcttcctcctcctcccccacctcgtCCTCCTCCGAGCCCCACGCTCCCAGCAGGCTCAGCGGCACGGCGCACCCCGAGGCGGGGCACGGGCCCCTGAGGATGCCCCCGAACGGGGCGCTCCCCCCGGGCCTGCCGCTCGCCGCCTCCAAGCTctcacctcccctcctctcctccctctcctcgctGTCGGCGTTCCCTTTCTCCTTCAGCGCCTTCCCGCTGCTCTCCCCCAGCGCCCTcagcccctccgccccctcctcctccctggggAAGCCCTACCGGCCCTGGGGTATGGAGATCGGGGCTTTCTGA